Proteins encoded by one window of Sporichthyaceae bacterium:
- a CDS encoding SpoIIE family protein phosphatase yields MDWQVDTAERSAVRGVQGELSKLLGGMGADESAIHDAELIFTELIGNVVRHAPGAARVSLSSPGGRLVLAVEDAGRGFVYRPRPAADVQAESGRGLFIVAALAEDVRVSAGSIGGARVEVQLRGAPGSAPLRGAPGVAAEQLRVVQGLSAALHRTGSAEGFYEHALDAIVTTLGVDRASLLLYDPDGVMRFKAWRGLSSAYRRAVEGHTPWQRGVFDAVPVVVPDAQADPELVGLLPVLRAEGIAALAFLPLITRDGLIGKFMLYYDRPHPFGVDEIALAEVLAGQIAWAADRQQAHDELRAAAERAQRSARRLASLQKVTAELSRAVTTSDVAAVALGVALAELGADTGSLCMLDGDQLTIAAAAGYESDVLTHWGSFPLDADLPASEAVRTGRAVFLSSSAERASRYPVFAASPVVRDEAYAIIPLAPEAPLGALVVGFPQPRSFTEEDEAFLTALAGQCAAALSRAALYEERERGRLAAEAAARSLQAALLPPQLPEISGLDVGARYLAGGPGTEVGGDFYDVFPLFGHRHLVVLGDVCGRGAEAASTALLIRHVIRSAAVNLRTPAAILAHLNDVLCRHNEQSPAADPRFATAVVAVVHPRSDGSVGIHLAVAGHPLPLLCRPGTEVSAVGPTGCLLGVIAAAGFDDYPLVLAPGDALVCYTDGVTERRNGRAFFGEARLAAVLQGPSRDAEEMAGAVETAVAGFAADEPSDDLAVLVLRAPVGV; encoded by the coding sequence TTGGACTGGCAGGTCGACACGGCGGAACGCAGTGCCGTGCGCGGCGTGCAGGGCGAGCTGAGCAAACTGCTCGGCGGCATGGGCGCCGATGAGAGTGCGATTCACGATGCCGAACTGATCTTCACCGAGTTGATCGGCAACGTGGTTCGCCACGCGCCGGGGGCTGCCCGGGTGTCCCTGTCCTCGCCCGGTGGACGTTTGGTGCTCGCGGTGGAGGACGCCGGGCGGGGCTTTGTGTATCGCCCGCGGCCGGCCGCTGACGTGCAGGCCGAGTCCGGTCGGGGCCTGTTCATCGTCGCCGCGCTGGCCGAGGACGTGCGGGTGTCGGCGGGCTCCATCGGCGGTGCCCGGGTGGAGGTCCAGCTCCGCGGCGCCCCCGGCAGCGCGCCGCTGCGCGGGGCTCCCGGGGTGGCGGCCGAGCAACTGCGTGTGGTGCAGGGGCTCAGCGCCGCGCTGCACCGGACGGGTTCCGCGGAGGGCTTCTACGAACACGCCCTGGACGCGATCGTCACCACCCTCGGGGTGGACCGCGCCTCGCTGTTGCTCTACGACCCGGACGGGGTCATGCGGTTCAAGGCCTGGCGGGGGCTGAGTTCCGCCTACCGGCGGGCGGTGGAGGGGCATACCCCGTGGCAGCGGGGTGTTTTCGACGCGGTCCCGGTCGTGGTGCCCGACGCGCAGGCCGATCCGGAACTGGTCGGCCTGCTGCCGGTGTTGCGCGCCGAGGGCATCGCCGCGCTGGCGTTCCTGCCGCTGATCACTCGCGACGGCCTCATCGGCAAATTCATGCTCTATTACGACCGCCCGCACCCCTTCGGGGTGGACGAGATCGCCCTGGCCGAGGTGCTGGCCGGGCAGATCGCGTGGGCGGCCGACCGGCAACAGGCCCACGACGAACTGCGCGCCGCGGCCGAGCGGGCACAGCGATCCGCCCGGCGGCTGGCCAGTCTGCAGAAGGTGACCGCCGAACTGTCCCGTGCGGTCACCACCTCCGACGTCGCCGCGGTCGCGCTCGGCGTCGCGTTGGCCGAACTCGGCGCCGACACCGGCTCGCTGTGCATGCTCGACGGCGACCAACTGACCATCGCGGCGGCGGCCGGCTACGAATCCGACGTGCTCACCCACTGGGGCAGCTTCCCGTTGGACGCCGACCTGCCCGCGTCGGAGGCGGTGCGCACCGGGCGCGCGGTGTTCCTGTCCAGCTCGGCCGAACGCGCCTCCCGGTACCCGGTGTTCGCGGCCAGCCCGGTGGTTCGCGACGAGGCCTACGCGATCATCCCGCTGGCCCCGGAGGCCCCCCTCGGGGCCCTGGTCGTCGGCTTCCCGCAACCGCGGTCCTTCACCGAGGAGGACGAGGCGTTCCTCACGGCGTTGGCCGGTCAGTGCGCAGCGGCGCTGAGCCGGGCGGCGCTCTACGAGGAACGCGAGCGCGGGCGGCTGGCTGCCGAGGCCGCCGCCCGCTCGCTGCAGGCCGCGCTGTTGCCCCCGCAGTTGCCCGAGATCAGCGGCCTGGATGTCGGTGCCCGGTACCTGGCCGGCGGGCCGGGAACCGAGGTGGGCGGGGACTTCTACGACGTGTTCCCGCTGTTCGGGCATCGCCACCTGGTGGTGCTCGGTGACGTGTGCGGGCGCGGGGCCGAGGCCGCCAGTACCGCGCTGCTGATCCGTCACGTCATTCGCTCCGCCGCGGTCAACCTACGCACGCCCGCGGCGATCCTGGCCCACCTCAACGACGTGCTGTGCCGGCACAACGAGCAGAGCCCAGCGGCCGACCCGCGGTTCGCCACCGCGGTGGTGGCCGTGGTGCACCCGCGGTCGGACGGCAGCGTGGGCATCCACCTGGCGGTGGCCGGGCATCCGCTGCCGTTGCTGTGCCGGCCGGGCACCGAGGTGTCCGCGGTCGGCCCGACGGGATGCCTGCTCGGCGTCATCGCCGCCGCCGGCTTCGACGATTACCCCCTGGTGCTGGCGCCGGGCGATGCGCTGGTCTGCTACACCGACGGCGTCACCGAACGCCGCAACGGCCGGGCCTTTTTCGGTGAGGCCCGGTTGGCCGCCGTACTGCAGGGCCCGAGCAGGGATGCCGAGGAGATGGCCGGCGCGGTGGAGACCGCCGTAGCCGGATTCGCCGCCGATGAACCCAGCGACGACCTGGCAGTGCTGGTGCTGCGCGCACCGGTGGGCGTTTGA
- a CDS encoding molybdopterin cofactor-binding domain-containing protein has protein sequence MPNSGTADAGVRGIERRRFVGYVLAGSTLIVAGRYVADPDHAAAAEAPGVPSGKVGTDGRATPILSNPTPSDNYDFMDFMREQTRSITPLLTLEVTPQGRIHFDMPRCEVGQGVEGGCAQIIADQAEIPYDQVDITQSKARIDLMEAQLTGGSSSVYSMWEPLRELSELIRHKLIGAAAKKWGVAPERLRTAGDGCVYGPKKSQRAGYGELAGLAASEQNEFVGTLLNAAIGPPKGGWIGKNVPRKDIHAIVTGQKQYAMDLDIPGAMPTMLCRPPIFNGTINKVNNMDQVKNMPGVTDVAVINGTHRSQAVAVRATTFGQCIDAVRALDVDWAVGSTGPVNNDDIMAKIAKTVLPMEPAPPGSEVFENTYTFNYRLSGPLEPNSCVADVRDDSVQLWGGSKIPGTPLSMVAEEMGLPLDKVTLNVVYVGGSFGTALHGDRFLEAARASKAFGKPVRLMWHRTDQVRFGRAHPGSVCHVRATKVGNSVTSFTQWHASGCCDVTHSAGDVISARMMKKDPSRYWGNESVTLWLYQILTAIPYNFGPTRTALTEALEYDFLPTGPVRNVYSPDVAVARELLVEDIAEAFGMDGYRFRRAFAKNPGMVAALDAVAERGDWGRTMPPGTAQAIGIHTEYKCQLACLMEIDNRPAAVAEKARHGGIGPRITKAIFAGAMGIPINPDACKAQFMGGMMDGISAAFAEALDYQDGLPVQGGWDDYYWTRQWDTPPETEFIVIDDGSLVPSGAGETGVAAGYAAAAIALQKVLGKKITELPVFFRDPKLTKPSIPNKPSVPQSPTKALPG, from the coding sequence ATGCCCAACTCCGGTACGGCCGACGCCGGGGTCCGCGGCATCGAACGGCGACGCTTCGTCGGCTACGTGTTGGCGGGCTCGACGCTGATCGTTGCGGGCAGGTACGTGGCCGACCCCGACCACGCGGCCGCGGCCGAAGCTCCGGGGGTGCCCTCCGGCAAGGTCGGGACGGACGGACGCGCTACACCCATCCTGAGCAACCCCACGCCGTCGGACAACTACGACTTCATGGACTTCATGCGGGAGCAGACCCGCTCCATAACCCCGCTGCTCACTCTGGAGGTCACGCCGCAGGGCCGGATCCACTTCGACATGCCCCGGTGCGAGGTCGGGCAGGGTGTCGAGGGAGGGTGCGCGCAGATCATCGCCGACCAGGCGGAGATCCCGTACGACCAGGTCGACATCACTCAGTCCAAGGCCCGTATCGACCTGATGGAGGCCCAGCTCACCGGCGGGTCCTCGTCGGTCTACTCGATGTGGGAGCCGCTGCGCGAGTTGAGTGAACTGATCCGGCACAAGCTGATCGGCGCGGCCGCGAAGAAGTGGGGGGTGGCGCCGGAGCGGCTGCGCACCGCCGGGGACGGATGCGTCTACGGACCGAAGAAGTCGCAGCGGGCCGGTTACGGCGAGCTGGCCGGCCTGGCCGCGTCCGAGCAGAACGAGTTCGTCGGCACGCTCCTCAACGCCGCGATCGGCCCGCCCAAGGGCGGCTGGATCGGCAAGAACGTGCCCCGCAAGGACATCCACGCGATCGTCACCGGACAGAAGCAGTACGCGATGGACCTGGACATCCCGGGCGCAATGCCCACCATGTTGTGCCGGCCGCCGATCTTCAACGGCACCATCAACAAGGTCAACAACATGGACCAGGTGAAGAACATGCCCGGCGTCACCGACGTCGCCGTCATCAACGGCACGCACCGGTCGCAAGCGGTGGCGGTGCGGGCAACCACGTTCGGCCAGTGCATCGACGCCGTTCGTGCGCTCGACGTCGACTGGGCCGTGGGCAGCACCGGCCCGGTCAACAACGACGACATCATGGCCAAGATCGCCAAGACGGTGCTCCCGATGGAGCCGGCGCCGCCGGGTTCAGAGGTGTTCGAGAACACCTACACGTTCAACTACCGCCTCTCCGGCCCGCTGGAGCCGAACTCCTGCGTCGCGGATGTCCGCGACGACTCGGTGCAGCTGTGGGGAGGCTCGAAGATTCCGGGCACCCCGCTGTCGATGGTGGCGGAAGAGATGGGCCTGCCGCTGGACAAGGTCACCCTCAACGTCGTCTACGTCGGTGGTTCGTTCGGGACCGCCCTGCACGGTGACCGGTTCCTCGAGGCCGCGCGGGCGTCGAAAGCCTTCGGCAAGCCGGTGCGGCTGATGTGGCACCGCACCGACCAGGTCCGGTTCGGCCGCGCGCACCCCGGCTCGGTCTGCCACGTGCGGGCGACCAAGGTCGGCAACAGCGTCACCAGCTTCACCCAGTGGCACGCCTCGGGCTGCTGCGACGTCACCCACAGCGCCGGTGACGTCATCAGCGCCCGGATGATGAAAAAGGACCCCAGCCGTTACTGGGGCAACGAGTCGGTGACCCTGTGGCTCTACCAGATCCTCACCGCGATCCCGTACAACTTCGGCCCGACCCGGACCGCGCTGACCGAGGCGCTCGAGTACGACTTCCTACCCACCGGCCCGGTACGCAACGTGTACTCCCCCGACGTCGCGGTTGCCCGCGAGCTGCTGGTGGAGGACATTGCCGAGGCCTTCGGCATGGACGGGTACCGGTTCCGGCGGGCGTTCGCGAAGAACCCGGGCATGGTGGCCGCGCTCGACGCGGTCGCCGAGCGCGGTGACTGGGGCCGCACGATGCCGCCCGGCACGGCGCAGGCGATCGGCATCCACACTGAGTACAAATGCCAGCTGGCCTGCCTGATGGAGATCGACAACCGGCCGGCAGCGGTCGCGGAAAAGGCAAGGCACGGTGGCATCGGCCCGCGGATCACCAAGGCGATCTTCGCCGGCGCCATGGGCATCCCGATCAACCCGGACGCGTGTAAGGCCCAGTTCATGGGCGGCATGATGGACGGAATCTCCGCCGCGTTCGCCGAGGCGCTGGACTATCAGGACGGTCTTCCGGTCCAGGGCGGCTGGGACGACTACTACTGGACCCGCCAGTGGGACACCCCGCCGGAGACCGAGTTCATCGTCATCGACGACGGCAGCCTGGTGCCCAGCGGCGCCGGTGAGACCGGTGTCGCTGCCGGCTATGCCGCCGCCGCGATCGCGCTGCAGAAGGTGCTCGGTAAGAAGATCACCGAATTGCCGGTCTTCTTCCGCGACCCGAAGCTGACCAAGCCGTCCATCCCGAACAAACCGTCGGTCCCGCAGAGCCCGACCAAGGCCCTGCCGGGCTGA
- a CDS encoding HAD family hydrolase: MSSAVLFDIDGTLLDSNYLHALAWRRAFLDLGHNVPTAWIHRHIGQGSDLLLRELLPGAEESRLAATKKSHAQHFDVLKPELRAFDGARELLAAVAQRGPRVVLASSAAAGELPALLEALGGSEHIDVVTSSEDVSDAKPDPEIFHVAMARAGVSAGNAIAVGDTVWDIEAAHRAGIGCVGVLTGGISRAELTDAGAVTVYRDAAELLACLDSGPLRALWT; this comes from the coding sequence ATGAGTTCTGCCGTGCTCTTCGACATCGACGGCACGCTGCTGGATTCGAACTACCTGCACGCCTTGGCCTGGCGTCGGGCCTTTCTCGATCTCGGCCACAACGTGCCGACGGCGTGGATCCATCGACACATCGGGCAGGGCTCGGACCTGTTGCTACGCGAACTGCTGCCGGGCGCCGAGGAGAGCAGGCTGGCGGCGACGAAGAAAAGTCATGCGCAGCATTTCGACGTGCTCAAGCCGGAGCTGCGTGCCTTCGACGGGGCGCGGGAGTTGCTGGCCGCGGTGGCCCAGCGCGGGCCGCGGGTGGTGCTGGCCAGTTCGGCGGCGGCCGGCGAACTGCCCGCGTTGCTCGAGGCGCTGGGTGGCAGTGAGCACATCGATGTGGTCACCAGCAGCGAGGACGTGTCCGACGCCAAGCCGGATCCGGAGATCTTCCACGTGGCCATGGCCAGGGCCGGCGTCTCGGCCGGCAACGCCATCGCCGTCGGGGACACCGTGTGGGACATCGAGGCGGCCCATCGGGCGGGCATCGGCTGCGTGGGGGTGCTCACCGGTGGCATCTCCCGCGCCGAGTTGACCGACGCCGGCGCCGTCACGGTGTACCGGGACGCCGCGGAATTGCTGGCCTGTCTGGATTCCGGGCCCTTGCGCGCCCTATGGACCTGA
- a CDS encoding helix-turn-helix domain-containing protein: MREQRVRRRDPERRARILEASATLISKHGYHSVAMADIGAAAGIVGSGIYRHFDSKSAILAELLDEVMQRLEATAAEITMQHFDDRTALTALVREHVQVAVQDRHVLRVYYAELQTLGEAERRQLRRAQRRYIEEWVTVTGPLRPDLADGEVRLLVHAAIGVLQSILFHDLGVPEPRVVELLVAAAHACLGVHPTPSLAALPSRPAAVGDDEFSELTVT, translated from the coding sequence GTGCGCGAACAGCGAGTCCGGAGACGGGATCCCGAGCGCCGGGCCCGCATCCTCGAGGCGTCGGCCACCCTGATCTCCAAGCACGGCTACCACTCGGTGGCGATGGCCGACATCGGTGCGGCGGCCGGAATCGTGGGTTCGGGGATCTATCGCCACTTCGACAGCAAGTCGGCCATCCTGGCCGAGCTGCTCGACGAGGTCATGCAGCGGTTGGAGGCCACGGCCGCCGAGATCACCATGCAGCATTTCGACGACCGCACCGCATTGACGGCCCTGGTCAGGGAACACGTCCAGGTGGCCGTGCAGGATCGGCACGTGCTGCGGGTCTACTACGCCGAGCTGCAGACCCTGGGCGAGGCCGAGCGGCGGCAGCTACGTCGCGCGCAGCGGCGCTACATCGAGGAGTGGGTCACGGTCACCGGCCCGCTGCGCCCGGATCTGGCCGACGGCGAGGTCCGGCTGTTGGTGCACGCCGCCATCGGGGTGCTCCAGTCGATCCTGTTCCACGACCTCGGCGTGCCCGAGCCCCGCGTCGTCGAGCTGCTGGTGGCGGCCGCGCACGCCTGCCTCGGGGTGCATCCAACTCCCTCGCTCGCCGCGCTGCCCAGCCGGCCGGCCGCGGTCGGCGACGACGAATTTAGTGAACTTACAGTCACTTAG
- a CDS encoding AMP-binding protein, with translation MHPGIFAASRPQHAAVVLHPSGATQTYAELDAAANRIAHVMRELGLTRGDRIAILLPNHPRYLEIAWAAQRSGLYYVPVNHHLTPAETAYIVSDCGARLLVGSADLLAVVAAEASDVEHVVTVDGDLPGAHRYHQLCAAQSAEPLPDAAEGAWMFYSSGTTGRPKGIVPGAVGAPLGTVTPFDRIVRDRFGYDDDLRYLVSAPLYHAAPLGWSMAAHRVGGTVVVLESFDAEQCLAAIEQHRITHAQFVPTHFVRMLKLPEAVRNAYDLSSLQVVIHAAAPCPVEVKEAMIDWLGPIVTEFYSGSEGIGFCMISTDEWLAHRGSVGRPALGIPHILDDQGRELTSGQVGEIWFETPATFAYHGDPDKTAGAWNDRGWATFGDLGSLADDGYLYLADRRADLVISGGVNVYPREAEDVLILHPAIIDVACVGVPDTEYGQVLVAAVQPAVAAASGEDLLTALDGFVRERLSGFKCPRRYVVLEEIPRLPTGKVLRRELLSVLENHAT, from the coding sequence ACCCGGGGCGACCGCATCGCGATCCTGTTGCCCAACCATCCGCGGTACCTGGAGATCGCCTGGGCCGCGCAGCGCAGCGGCCTGTACTACGTGCCGGTGAACCACCACCTCACGCCGGCCGAGACCGCCTACATCGTCTCCGATTGCGGGGCGCGACTGCTGGTCGGCAGTGCGGACCTGCTCGCCGTTGTCGCGGCCGAGGCATCCGACGTTGAGCACGTCGTCACCGTCGACGGGGACCTGCCGGGTGCGCACCGCTACCACCAACTGTGCGCCGCACAATCTGCTGAACCATTGCCCGACGCCGCCGAGGGCGCTTGGATGTTCTACTCCTCCGGCACCACCGGGCGACCCAAGGGCATCGTGCCCGGCGCGGTCGGCGCACCGCTCGGCACGGTCACCCCGTTCGACCGCATCGTGCGGGATCGCTTCGGTTACGACGACGACCTGCGCTACCTGGTGTCCGCGCCGCTGTACCACGCCGCACCGCTGGGCTGGTCCATGGCCGCGCACCGGGTGGGCGGCACCGTGGTGGTGCTGGAGTCCTTCGACGCCGAGCAGTGCCTCGCCGCGATCGAACAGCACCGCATCACCCACGCGCAGTTCGTGCCCACCCACTTCGTGCGGATGCTCAAGCTGCCGGAAGCGGTGCGCAATGCCTACGACCTGAGCAGCCTGCAGGTGGTCATCCACGCCGCTGCACCCTGCCCGGTCGAGGTCAAAGAAGCGATGATCGACTGGCTGGGTCCGATCGTCACCGAGTTCTACTCCGGCAGCGAGGGCATCGGCTTCTGCATGATCTCCACCGACGAATGGCTCGCCCACCGCGGCTCCGTGGGCCGGCCCGCGCTCGGCATCCCGCACATCCTGGACGACCAGGGTCGGGAACTGACGTCGGGTCAGGTCGGGGAGATCTGGTTCGAGACCCCGGCAACCTTCGCCTACCACGGCGATCCGGACAAGACCGCCGGGGCGTGGAACGACCGCGGTTGGGCCACCTTCGGTGACCTCGGTTCGCTCGCCGACGACGGTTACCTCTACCTCGCCGACCGTCGGGCCGATCTGGTGATCAGCGGCGGGGTGAACGTCTACCCGCGCGAGGCCGAGGACGTGCTGATCCTGCACCCGGCCATCATCGACGTGGCCTGCGTCGGCGTCCCGGACACCGAATACGGCCAAGTACTCGTCGCTGCGGTACAACCCGCTGTGGCGGCAGCGTCCGGGGAGGACCTGCTCACCGCGTTGGACGGATTTGTGCGTGAGCGGTTGTCGGGATTCAAGTGCCCCCGCCGTTACGTCGTGCTGGAGGAAATCCCACGCTTGCCAACCGGCAAGGTGCTGCGGCGCGAACTTCTGTCGGTGCTCGAGAACCACGCCACATGA
- a CDS encoding multicopper oxidase family protein, which yields MNGELSRRRFLVLGGLGVAATTSWAMGRGAPAGAADLAEPPVLRSHRGRLEVTLVAAPGVRLAGRDTQALGYNGRSPGPTLRVRPGDELALRLTNNLSTPTNLHTHGLRVSPQGNADNPFVMVDPGASFDYRIQIPKDHPVGTFWYHPHHHGTTADQIFGGLAGALVVAAEPDLSVTRERVLVITDTTLTKDGHVADPGGMGRMMGRRGDLVLVNGEHRPTLAATTGTTQRWRIVNACASRILRLHLTGPGLHQIALDGIYLHRPQSAGVVLLSPGNRADFLVSPEAPGRFELRTEPRPPEEDNGSGPTNAPAPKPIRLATLAVTGSRRRAPSLPTALPAAPAITGPVHGNRKITFEMTMGGMGLGGLLPDGMGMGDGGMAWTIDGRSFDPKRDDQKVRAGDVEEWTIANDSPMDHPFHLHVWGFQVVADSSNNPVSGTAQDVVMVPANGWVRVRVAFTGFTGRTLYHCHVADHSDAGMMATVNVS from the coding sequence ATGAACGGGGAACTGAGCCGACGGCGATTCCTGGTGCTCGGCGGTCTCGGCGTCGCGGCGACGACCTCGTGGGCGATGGGCCGCGGCGCCCCGGCAGGCGCTGCCGACCTGGCGGAACCGCCGGTACTGCGCAGCCATCGGGGTCGGCTCGAGGTCACGCTGGTCGCCGCGCCGGGGGTGCGACTGGCTGGGCGCGACACTCAAGCCCTGGGCTATAACGGCAGGTCACCGGGCCCCACGCTGCGGGTACGGCCGGGTGACGAGCTCGCCCTGCGGTTGACCAACAACCTGAGCACCCCGACGAACCTGCACACCCACGGACTGCGTGTGTCCCCGCAGGGCAACGCCGACAACCCGTTCGTCATGGTCGACCCCGGCGCCTCGTTCGACTACCGCATCCAGATCCCGAAGGACCACCCGGTCGGCACCTTCTGGTACCACCCACACCACCACGGCACCACAGCGGACCAGATCTTCGGTGGCCTGGCCGGCGCGTTGGTGGTCGCGGCCGAACCGGACCTGTCCGTGACCCGCGAGCGTGTGCTGGTGATCACCGACACGACGCTGACCAAGGACGGACACGTCGCCGATCCCGGCGGGATGGGCCGGATGATGGGCCGGCGCGGGGACCTGGTTCTGGTCAATGGCGAACACCGGCCCACCCTGGCGGCGACCACCGGCACCACACAGCGCTGGCGCATCGTCAACGCCTGCGCGTCGCGGATCCTGCGGCTCCACCTGACCGGCCCCGGGCTGCACCAGATCGCGCTGGACGGGATTTACCTGCACCGGCCCCAGTCGGCCGGCGTCGTGTTGCTGTCCCCCGGCAATCGCGCGGACTTCTTGGTCAGCCCCGAAGCGCCGGGGCGCTTCGAGCTGCGCACCGAACCTCGCCCGCCCGAGGAGGACAACGGCAGCGGGCCGACGAACGCACCGGCACCCAAGCCGATCCGGCTGGCCACGCTGGCGGTCACCGGGTCCCGTCGCCGCGCACCGTCTCTGCCCACCGCCCTCCCGGCGGCACCCGCCATCACCGGTCCGGTGCACGGCAACCGCAAGATCACCTTCGAGATGACCATGGGTGGCATGGGCCTGGGCGGTCTGCTCCCGGACGGTATGGGCATGGGCGACGGCGGCATGGCCTGGACCATCGACGGGCGCAGCTTCGACCCCAAACGCGACGACCAGAAGGTCCGGGCGGGGGACGTCGAGGAGTGGACGATCGCCAACGACAGCCCGATGGATCACCCGTTCCACCTGCATGTGTGGGGTTTCCAGGTGGTGGCCGACAGCAGCAACAACCCGGTCTCCGGCACGGCGCAGGACGTCGTCATGGTGCCCGCGAACGGTTGGGTGCGCGTCCGCGTCGCGTTCACCGGCTTCACCGGGCGCACCCTCTACCACTGCCACGTCGCCGACCACTCCGACGCCGGGATGATGGCGACCGTCAACGTCAGCTGA
- the glgX gene encoding glycogen debranching protein GlgX, whose protein sequence is MIDPAATGPGVPFPLGATVDGSGTNVAVASEVADAVEVCLFADDGTETRVELPERTAHVFHGHLAGVKAGTRYGLRVHGPWDPAAGLRANPAKLLLDPHATAIDGSIQWGQAVFGHRFDDPMAIDTTDSAAAIPKSVVTDRAFDWADDSPPRVPLADTIIYETHVKGISMRHPDVPKETAGTYAGLAHPAITGYLVELGVTSIELLPVHQFVQDSHLLDQGLRNYWGYNSIGFLAPHGEYSSAGTTGGQVAEFKSMVKALHAARLEVILDVVYNHTAEGNHLGPTLCMKGIDNAAYYRLVEDDRAHYFDTTGTGNSLNVGHPMPLRLIMDSLRYWVTEMHVDGFRFDLATTLTRQSGEQDMHSAFLNLIHQDPTLAGVKLIAEPWDTAGYQVGGFPARWSEWNGKYRDSVRDFWRGAEGELGEFALRLTGSGDIYSTERRTPTASVNFVTAHDGFTLADLTAYNDKHNEANGEDNHDGESHNSSWNCGAEGPTDDAGILELRARMRRNLLGTLLLSAGVPMILGGDEFGRTQAGNNNAYCQDNEVSWYDWDNADADLLAFTRTAIALRREHAGLHPRDYLRGPGGEPAQMVLYRPDGQQMTDADWHNPIAKTLAVALDGRQIADEDGNTDRDRLLLLINAHYEPVEFTIPAGRGQWSVVLTTDDPDPVPPAAGGDKLTVRDRSLLLLHNPAPERTPA, encoded by the coding sequence ATGATTGATCCCGCTGCGACCGGTCCCGGCGTGCCCTTCCCGCTGGGCGCCACCGTCGACGGCTCCGGGACCAATGTCGCGGTGGCCTCCGAGGTCGCCGATGCGGTCGAGGTCTGCCTGTTCGCCGACGACGGCACCGAGACCCGGGTGGAACTCCCCGAACGCACCGCCCACGTGTTCCACGGCCACCTCGCCGGCGTCAAAGCCGGCACCCGGTACGGCCTGCGGGTACACGGGCCGTGGGACCCCGCGGCGGGGTTGCGGGCCAACCCGGCCAAGTTGCTGCTGGACCCGCACGCCACCGCGATCGACGGCAGCATCCAGTGGGGACAGGCCGTGTTCGGACATCGCTTCGACGACCCGATGGCGATCGACACCACCGACTCCGCGGCCGCCATACCCAAAAGCGTGGTCACCGACCGCGCCTTCGACTGGGCCGACGATTCCCCGCCGCGGGTGCCGCTGGCCGACACGATCATCTACGAGACGCACGTCAAGGGCATCTCGATGCGCCACCCGGATGTGCCCAAGGAGACCGCCGGCACCTACGCGGGTCTCGCCCACCCGGCCATCACGGGCTACCTCGTCGAACTCGGGGTCACCTCCATCGAACTTCTGCCGGTGCATCAGTTCGTGCAGGACAGCCACCTGCTGGACCAGGGCCTGCGCAACTACTGGGGCTACAACAGCATCGGCTTTCTCGCCCCGCACGGCGAATACAGTTCCGCCGGAACCACCGGGGGCCAGGTTGCGGAGTTCAAGTCCATGGTCAAGGCGCTGCACGCGGCGCGCTTGGAGGTGATCCTCGACGTCGTCTACAACCACACCGCCGAGGGCAATCACCTGGGCCCCACGCTGTGCATGAAGGGCATCGACAACGCCGCGTACTACCGGTTGGTCGAGGACGATCGCGCGCACTACTTCGACACCACCGGCACCGGCAACAGCCTCAACGTCGGACACCCGATGCCGCTGCGCCTGATCATGGATTCGTTGCGGTACTGGGTGACCGAGATGCACGTCGACGGGTTCCGTTTCGACCTGGCCACCACGCTGACCCGGCAGTCCGGCGAGCAGGACATGCATTCGGCGTTCCTCAACCTGATCCACCAGGACCCCACCCTGGCCGGGGTGAAGTTGATCGCCGAGCCGTGGGACACCGCCGGGTACCAGGTCGGCGGTTTCCCGGCGCGCTGGTCGGAGTGGAACGGCAAGTACCGCGACTCGGTGCGCGACTTCTGGCGCGGCGCGGAGGGTGAGCTCGGGGAGTTCGCGCTGCGGCTGACCGGCAGCGGCGACATCTACTCCACCGAGCGGCGCACTCCCACCGCCAGCGTCAACTTCGTCACCGCTCACGACGGTTTCACCCTCGCCGACCTGACCGCCTACAACGACAAGCACAACGAGGCCAACGGCGAGGACAACCATGACGGCGAGTCCCACAACAGCTCCTGGAACTGCGGGGCCGAGGGCCCCACCGACGACGCCGGGATCCTCGAGCTGCGTGCCCGGATGCGCCGCAATCTGCTCGGCACCCTGCTGTTGTCCGCGGGCGTGCCGATGATCCTGGGCGGCGATGAGTTCGGCCGCACCCAGGCCGGCAACAACAACGCCTACTGCCAGGACAACGAGGTGTCCTGGTACGACTGGGACAACGCCGACGCCGACCTGTTGGCGTTCACCCGCACCGCGATCGCGTTGCGCAGGGAGCACGCCGGGCTGCACCCGCGCGACTACTTGCGTGGCCCGGGCGGTGAGCCCGCGCAAATGGTGCTCTACCGGCCCGACGGCCAACAGATGACCGACGCCGATTGGCACAACCCGATCGCCAAAACGCTCGCCGTGGCCCTGGACGGCCGGCAGATCGCCGACGAGGACGGGAACACCGACCGGGACCGTCTGCTGCTGCTGATCAACGCGCACTACGAGCCGGTCGAGTTCACCATCCCCGCCGGCCGCGGCCAGTGGTCGGTGGTGTTGACCACCGACGACCCGGACCCGGTGCCACCGGCCGCGGGCGGGGACAAGCTGACGGTGCGCGACCGTTCCCTGCTGCTGTTGCACAACCCGGCACCGGAACGGACACCCGCATGA